In Ananas comosus cultivar F153 linkage group 10, ASM154086v1, whole genome shotgun sequence, the sequence CATTTTCATCCCAATTACAGAATAGCTATTGGCTATTAGCTATACTGCAATCCAAAGTGCTGATCAACACCAATAGCAAGGGCTATACATGCCAAGTGACATGATTCAGCGGACCTGAAAGCTTCGAATCTTCCGCACACTGTACTGCAGCCCGAAGAGCCTTTGCAAGCATAATCTTCGGCGGACGCTTCTTGCTCGCGGAGATCTCCAATGCCACACACTTTGTGAGCAAAGTAATCATAAAAGGCCACGTCTCAGCTGCAAAAGAATCAAAGTCAGAAAAAATCCAATCACAATTTCAAAATTCCAGCAAGTAACAACCGACACTTCCGTAGCGAAGGTAGGAACATCTCACCGCCGGGAATATCTCCGCGCTTGACCTTCGCAGTGTTGCGGCCGAGGAGCCTGCAGAACCCGATCGACCTCTCGCCTTCGAGCCAGGTGCTCAGCAGCCTCACCCCTTCCTGAGATCAACTCAAACGATCCCAAATCGGATGAGTGGGCTGGGGTTTTGCGGGAATgggcggaggagggggaaggATGGATTGTTACCTCGCGGGACTTGGCCTTGTCGGAGGAGAGCTTGGCGATGACCTCGCGGACGTCGCGGGAGGTCGCCATGGCCCCCGATCGGAGCAGCGGTGCACGCCGCGTGCGATGGTCACAGCattgaggaggagagagagcgagggtgagggtgagggtgagggcgagggcgagggcgagagcagtagggtttagggttttttgtagggtagagagaggagagaagaggagatTGCGGGGGTAATGGCTTCAAAAAGAAggcgaagaagagagagagagagagagagagagagagagagagactcagaGAGCCTTTCGACGAGCGAAGCGGAACGAAtttatagtgttttttttttttaggtaaattacacttttggtccttgAACTATGAGAATCACTACACTTGaatcctcaaatttttaatttattataatttctagtccgaatcttttaaattattataattaattttgccGACCCGGTGTTAGTtggctaaatatatataattttacaatatcaaaataatatagTTATTATCGTATCATTAATCATATACTTTTATAGcgcttttatattaatataagtttttaatgCTTAGACAACTAAATTAATTTGTTGAACTTGATTGAggcaattcaaaatattttgagtcgaaaattataataaattaaatttgagaaccaaaatgtCCACTTTCTCGGGAATTAAAAGTTCGAGGATTaaagtgtaatttatcttttatttggataaatattaatattattatatcctTTAAAGAATATAAATAAGTGAAtctcttttaagttttaaaataatctatatattctttcaatttttattgtctaaaaaaaaattttatattaacatAACGTCGTTTATCTATAAAAACTTTTCATACAATAATGCTAAAACTCTTTATCCAAAAGTAACAAGATAAATGAAGAAAAGatagatattaaattattatgaatATTATAGGATAATAATTCAAGATGGGTTATAGATctagcataaatttttttatagtgtaattttttgctatggaaaaaaaactaatattataaaatgagtaatgaaaagttaacaaaataatatttttgcactgcattaaaaattcggaagaatgtatgaaatattttaacatttaaaaagataggcctattatttttatttttaaacttttatggaGACTTTCTTACATTTAGTCCCctcaaaaaaaattgcaaatatcgtataaaaattataaatgcatAAATTATCCTATATTACATGCACACCCGCTATGCGAAATATTTTAAACGAATACGACAATTATGagctagaatttaaatttaaaagtttaaaggtttttttttcttaatgcaGCTTATAATGCTTGCACactctcctttctttctttctttctttcctttttccacAGCGGAGCCTAAATATGTTAAGAGAATTTTgacattttcaatattatttattttttaacttcaaagtatgtttataaataatctatcaatttcaaagtttttgatactatttatttttgcgCCTTAAGGCTTgttcattttagtactatataaaataatctaaCTTTAGGCATATCTAATTTTCTACTAATCTATCAAAATCATCTCACtgcattcttttttcttttcttttttcttttaacgaTGAATATTCGCAAAACCCCTAGTCAATTAAAGAGACCCAAATTTTTCAAAGGCATTGAGAACGATAGACATGTTTcaaccagagagagagagaattaatttTCCCCccgaatttaaaaaaaaaaaatactgtacaTAGCAGCGTTTGTACAGTGGAACATATTAACTTGAGACAGAAACCTAACCCCGACCAAAAAGCTAACAAGAAAATAAGAAGACACCGACTATGCctaaagtaagtggcaaagaggttggtggttggtatccgatgtcccaagttcgaatcctagttgattcatatttccagctaagtttatttctaaatgaaataaatgaagcggatagcgtgctacctatttcttaaaaaaaaaagaaaaaaataataataagacaaAATTGAAGGCACTTCCACTATACACATGGTTAGAAAATAAGTAATAGATTAGACAGTATAAAAAACAAGAAGCCGCTAGGATGAATTAAATATTAAGACCggtattttcaaaattttgatgttctGAGTATTTACAAAACAGGAGATGAACAATATAAATGAggactttttttgcaaatagcctcctgacaaattttatttgcaaaaatagtcccgtccaaaaattatttgcaaaaatggccctgcccctaCCACGCCAACGTCACGTCaacgccacgcgggcagggcgggcccagatgtttaagttgaacacggtgaatcattcaccgtgttcaatacaagatttttgtattggacacggtgaatggttcaccgtgtccaatacaaatatttcagtcttgctattttgtattggacacggtgaatcattcaccgtgtccaatacaaaaactttgtattgaacacggtgaatggttcaccgtgttcaacttaaccatctggcccagcccagcccgcgtggcgcttgcgtggcggggccagggccatttttgcaaataaatttttaacagggccaattttttttaaaaaaattgtaagagggctatttgcaaaaaaagccctataaaagaatataaaaggaaatgaaagaagagaaaaaaatattcaaaatataaataaactatgatattacaaataatttataaaatgctTTTCCTAACACTCTAAGAATGATCACAACTAGctattattagaaaatattagcCACATGCAATATTTATCATCGAATCAGCCAAAagaaaatcttctttttttgagagagagagataggtagcacgctacccgcttcatttattttatttagaaataaacatagctgaaaatatgaatcaactaggattcgaacttgggtctcgggtactaatcaccaagccctttgccacttgctccaggGACAGTCAATTCACAACCATTAGCAAAAGAAAATCAATAAAAGGTTCACAATCTAGCAATCTCTTTTGTCTTTAATGAAGCATAGCAACCAAAGGTacctctaaaattaaattttaaatatagattccaaaattttaaatttacttttaaaattttaaaattaagatttaactttgaatttgaatttaccttttaaattttaaaatttaattgttagaaATCTTGTGAAATTGTATGGCATGCAtacaaacagtttaaaaataaagtcgtgaaatttttaaaattagatgattctttatttcacttagatcaaaatcacataatataaatttcatagAATTTTACAACTATGCATCAAATCAGAACCTAATAGAACTATAGAAGTAAGAAAAataggctaaaatatagaaaatcttATGTAAAtactcatttttttatttttttctcatgattttcaaaaatctatatatatttttttatttttaaaatattttcaaatagttACGACCTTAATGAAGAGACAAAATGACtaaactattattatttattttataagaaaaataaattgttaatgcatttttattatttttatagttatttttgatataaatttaaaaaatatgaatgaaATAGTAATGTAATCCTGAAAGTGTAAGGTTAAATACATCAGCCGGAAGTGTTgaagtataaaatattaaatatttagttttttagCATTTAGcctctcttcattttttttttcacaaattgtCCGACGAAATTtgtaagggctttttttgcaaatagtccccttacaaatttttttttttaaattggccctgtcaaaaatttatttgcaaaaatgaccctgaccccgccacgcaagcgccacgcgggcggggctgggccagatggttaagttgaacacggtgaaccattcaccgtgttcaacacaaaatttttgtatttggacacggtgaatgattcaccgtgtccaatccAAAATAGCTAAGaatgaaatatttgtattggaaaattatttgtattggacacagtgaatggttcgccgtgtctaatacaaatacctctaACTTAGTCATTGTTGGAGTATTTgttttggacacggtgaaccattcaccgtgtccaatacaaaaatcttgtattgaacacggtgaatggctcaccgtgttcaacttaaacatctgggcccgccctgcccACGTGGCACTGGCGTGAtaggggcagggccatttttgcaaataatttttggacggagctatttttgcaaataaaatttgtcagggtgctatttgcaaaaaaagtccaatttataattataaaactgGCCCTATCCCCGCCATACAAGGGCCATATAAGCATCATATCAGCGATTGTGAAGGTTTAAGTTAAACACGATGAACTATTCATTGTATTTTGACGGGTTGAACAGTAGCCAACCCGCAGTGTAAAAAAACTCAAACAGTCCCGCAGTGCATTTTAACTTAAATacgataaatcattcaccgtgttcaacttatgcTAGCCAGCCGTTGACGTGGTGCTTGCGTGGCGGGTCAGAGTgagttttataattataaattttataaaattatatatatatatatatatatatatataNtatcaaattttaatttattataattttcgatacaaatattttgaattgtcttaatcaagttcaacaaattaatttaattgtcTAAGCATTAATAACTTATTAATATAACAGCGCTAtaaaagtattatgattgataatacaataataactatattatttttatattgtaaaattatatatatttagcataataaattaaaaatttgaggattCAAAGTGTAGTGATTCTCATAGTTCAAGGACCACAAGTGTAATttacctaaaaaaataaaacactatAAATTCGCTCCGCTTCGCTCGTCGAAGGGCTCtctgagtctctctctctctctctctctctctctctctctctctctctgcttgtGTAGCTTCAAAGAGTCCATggctttttctttaaaatgcAAAGGAATGTTAATTTTTCTACAAGAATGTAAGAGCCCACAGCAATGTGAGCAAACTAATTTGCTTCATTCACCCACCATGAACAATTTGATTTTGTGCACCCACcatttaaactatatataggccattttgagcCTGTTAAGGgaactttgacttcaaaatttaagctggttacttactttaatgaattgctggttacttactttaatgaatttacagTTGCGAGAATCGCATGGAGTATACAAACtaaacttgtaaaaataaacaacgcattcaaaattttgaagttaaagtgctgttgactgactcaaatcaaacgaaTTGAATggttgggtagtaaaatcaaaattttgaaatgttgagCAGCTGATAAATATTCGATGAGATGTATCATGTATTAATTgagaaaatttaaatgtaaatttttatttcattttatcatttaatgtttttttttaatgttccactgcattaaaaattagaaatggcAAGTGCTTCGTCCCATGGCGGATTCTAGATCCGATTCTATTGCTCGAAGATATTATTTTGTTTGGCATGTTTTATGATTTTGTAATACATTTTGTGCATATAAGGTCCGTTACTTGGAAACAAATTATTTCAGTTTGTGAATTTTGAAttgttattttaattatttagcttTGTTAGGAAttacttacatatatatatatatatatatattttgtattttaatagcTGGACCGCATATGCGCCTCCATACTGCATTTGTAGTTATGCACTATGCAGTGGGTAACCGCATGAAGGCCGCACACCGCATTTTGGAACGTTGTACAAAACTTTGACTACACAAGCGAAAAACATGACCAGGCTCAGTACAAGGCCGGATCGGGAGTTATCTCAATTAATGGTTACATTCGAACAGGCAAGAAGTGTCATCGATAGTGACATGCAGATTATGTCAAAAAAGAGATGGAAGACGCCAAATGATTCTGAGGATGAAACAAATGAGGGAAATAGGCGGATGCGAGACCTAAGAGAAATAGGGCTTGGGATGGCATCTAAACAAAAGAGTAGTATATGCATCAGCACCGAAGGTTCTCGGGAGATATCCCTTCTTGATAGTACTTCACGTGGCAAAGTGGACGCCAATAATGGTTTATCTTGTTCTAGTCGCAGCAAAAAGTCTTGTTCATCTCTGAAAAGACGACAGTCTGGTTCGGCCCAAACTTGTAAGAATTTGCGAAGGAAGTATCGTCGCCGCCCTCTAGCTAAGCTGTGTAACGGTACCAGGGCTATAATCCCATCCTATTGCCTGTGGGTTGGTCCAAGtgaacaaaatacaaaattgaaCAAGGCGGTCTTTTCGGCAGACATGGATGACAGCCCCGACTGCTCGGGCACTTCGAGCGAGGAGGTTATATTTGATGCTTGTGGGAAAAGTCGTAATATCTCTGTCAACAGTACACATTTGCACCCTGAAACTAAGGACTCTGAACTTTCAACCATATCAGAATTTATTGACACTGACAGCTCTGATCATTTATTCAATGTTCCCCTTGTTATGGGAGACATCTTTGCGGATGGTAAACTTCAATATTCTCTCACATATTTTAATCACTTTCATCTTCTATTTCAAGTTCAAGCTGCTTAACTTCATGTTTGCTACTTCCTTTAGCAACATCAAACATTATTTAGTCATCGAGTGGGTAGTTCTAAGGCTCCTACATTTACACAACTTTACCCTCTCCATAGCTCTAAAGAGTGTTTTTATGATCTGAATTTCTAGTGTTTCCTTAGACAGCAAACCCTTGGCCCTAAATACTTAAGTCCCTCATATACCATGATTTGGTTAATACAACTATTTAAATTGAGTTGATTGGTACACGATTTTGCAGTAAATTCCATGATGTTGTGCTGTGTATTTTGTTCTATACGCTAACCTTTTACCTTTGCCATTATATTGAAGGAATACAATTGCAATTGTGCTATATAGTACCATTTATTATAGAGTAAAATGTTAGTTTCTCACTACTCGGTGGTAAGATTGTATGACTAATTATCAGATAATAGAATTTTTGACAAGAGCATATGGAAATGGTCTAACGGAAAATCTTGAATTTTAGGTGATCCTGCCGTTAATTATATTGCATCAACTGATGCTTGTTTATTTTACAATTAAAGATTGTGAGAACTGATATGATTTTATATTCGAAAGGTATAATTTATACTTTCGCCCATATAGTTTTCTATTTCTGGTGTCATTAATTGTACTTAAAAGCAAGCCTCGCCTATTTATATCTCGTCATTGACAAGTTATATTGAAAGTCTAAAAAGCATTAGTTTTTGCAGCTGAAAAGCTATACAGTTGTTGCAACCATGACGGGGTAAATTCACAGTATAATGAAGGACTGGGTGAGAGCGGCTGTATTGTCTCTGCAACTCAGCTTAATTAttataagaaaagaaaggatAAAAGGATCCTACATAAGGACTCTGTCGGACAAAGGCTTTTGAGGTATCAAGCATCAAGCAAAGATGCTGAATCAGAAAGCTTGCGTTACACAGCCGATCGATTTGATTCTTCCCTGAATGACAAAGTGCCCGACAGGTCATCTGTAGGTCTGCTCGATACGACTGTTGATGGATCTTTTGATAACTGTAGCCTTTTGATAAAATCTAAGTACCTTTCAGAAGTTGGTGATGCTTCTGTCAGCGTTCTCGAGCAGAGTTTTGTTAATGAACTAGAAGAAGATGAGTCAGCCGAAGTTGTAAACAAGCTCTCCAACTTGCTTTCATGCTCGAGGAAGAAGGGAGTATCATTATCCTCAGATCTGCCCGTTTCCACTTTAACGACCCAAGAATTATTGCCGTTTGGTAAAGTTCATTATCTACCGTGCACAAAATACCAGCTTTCGAAGCCAGCAAAAAGCTTTTCTTTAGAGGACTCTACTTTCTACGATGTTGAGCTGAATGTGCAAGCTAGTTATCAGGGATCACAGGTACCTCTTGTTTCCCTCATGAGTAAACTGAATGGTAAAGCTATTGTTGGTCATCCTGTCTCCATTGAGGTTCTGGAAAAAGGATTTTGCCATCCTCTGTTACTGAGGAGCGAGAAGATAGGAAAGTTGCAGGCAAAAGTAACTGCAGCAAAATACTCTTTGAAAAAGGTATCTTTGCCAAATAGGAAATCGGGCATTTCTCCGAGGAAAATGCGGAGGCTGTCATCGATCACTCTTGATAGCAGAGACGATGAGGATGATAGAAGGCCGGTTTTGGAAAAGATAGGCGGACCTGCTTTTGCTTGTGTTCCGCTAAGAGTTGTTTTTAGTAGGATTGATGAAGCATTGCGTTGTGCTGTTCGATCGGGAAATGCCAGCTAACAGTGGTCATGTAAAAATAACTCTGTAATTTTTTTCTCCCCTAGTGTAATTCGATAGCCGTCCTGTTTATAGCTCTTGCATGAGTTTTCAATTCATCAGTGGAGTAGGAAATTGcctatattttaatttgctcTTAGTTGGAATTGTCCAAGGAAATTGTAGCTAGCAATGCTGGTTTCTTAAAGATATGTATGATATAGAAGTTAGAAGTTGAATCTGTGATGCTTCATAAATCTGACAATAACCAATCTAGACTACATACAAACTCGTCCGTAACATGTCACCTAGATATCCTTTGGGTTTGCTCTTTCCCTCGAGGGCTACGAAGGTACAGGGCAATCATTGTCGTCGAAGCTTCCTCAACAATTGGAATCACAAAAATCAGAAACCTACGCATAATGATGGCCCCGTATGTGGTAAGATTTTTATTGTTGCTTCGGTTGTTGCTTTGGTTCATTCAGTGGAATATCTTCGAAATGTTTTCGAACAATGTGACGTGAAATGTTACCagtttttcttttgttactGTCACGTCAAGCACCATGTATCAATATGCATTGTTGACCTATGAATAACCTGATCTTTGTTGTtgctgttattattattgtttgagTTTCAGGGTTTAGGGCCATGTTATTGTTATTATCATTGTAGGTAGGCATTTCAAGAAGATTGAATTGAATGAATCTATTAGATATGCTGACTCGATCCCAAATATTAGCAGGTTAATAAATTTTTCAGTTTgatgacattttttttaaaaaatttcccACTAATTCAACATAACTATTGATGGTTCTTTCTGTTTTCTTTTAGGCTACCTCACCCCAAGCCGCGAGGCGCGCTTTTCTCATAATCACAAGGTGAGAGAGATATTTTTGCAGGTATCTTATAACACACTTGCCTTTCCATTATTTTCCATATTCAACTTCTTGTGCTTGCAGAGCACTGTACATTTCAAAAGAAACTGATGCTTGCTTTCCTCTTTCTAATATTTCAGCAGATGAAAGGATCGGAGCATGAAGAGAACTAGACTCACTAATCTCGTCGGCTGCTGGTGGACTATCTGGAAGGTAAGGAATGATTTGTTGTTTAGGAATAGACTACCGAACCCCGGACTAGCTGTCCAAAAGCTTAGGATATTAGTGAAGGAGTGGGGATCGTTTCTCTCGACTTGATCAAAAttactatccatttttttttttttttttttttttttttttttctttgttatcGGGGCCTGGCTGCCCCACCCTTGTAGCCTAATTTATCATTCCGTtgaatgaagtgggtagcgtgctacctttttctcaaaaaaaaaaacatataactTTTCTCTATGATGGGCAAGAAAGTAGTCAGAATTTTTTTTCAGCTTAATTATAGCAAAAAACTCTCCTGTAAGTCATCCCGTGTCTCAAGTATCCCCCTacataaaagttttaaataacaTCAATCTTGCACTTCAGTCTTGCGTGAAATAGATCCAATAATTTAGAagttttattaactttttgCAGAAGTGTTAATGGCGATAACGTGGAAGATGAGTTGATATTAATAACACTTGAATTCTAATACGGGACGAAGGGAATTTTTTACTTGAACGCTTTTTCATGGCTGCTCTAGTGTTGGTACTTGAAGGTGCGTTTGAAGGGGATTATGGCCTTAAATGTGTGCTATCAACATACCGCTAATGAAGGGGCTTATTTGAGATAGAAGCTCTGTTTGGTACGGAGAGTGGATTGCATTATGTatggtgagaaagtacgatgaaaaatattctatttatttttatatataatattgcgtTTTGTATATCGCGATGaatcggttatgatatattttttgcgatgTCACTGGAGAACGCAGAATTATATCCAGCCCTATATACTTTTGTcttaactccattttatctaatagcgtcagatGTGTTTCAATTCCAAACTAAGTCTAAAATGGATGGTTgatattgtttaattttttttatataataagttatttgaaatatgaaaaaagGTGCAGGAtgattttttataattagatttttttttccattaaagAAGAAAGGATTCTCACTACCTATAAACCTATATCTCTCTATACTACGGGCTCGAAAAAAGTGAAACACCTTTTTTCTTCATCGGACCAAAATCAAAGATTGCTTTGAAATCAAACTAAGAGATGGCTGCAAATGTgcattttgaagaaaaaataatttttatagcaTTTTGAAGCTTATAAGATCGAATGCAAGACATACAATCAAAACGGCAGTGTAATTagtaacttgaattaaaaaggGTTGTCTACTTTGTTATTCGAAAAAGCTTAAAATATCTAATTGCCAACATTAAAATGCAAGCACCTACTTGCCAAAATGCCAAACTTCGAGGGGTCTCTGTACAATTTTTCCTCAATTTTTAATGGcgtttttttaatttctaattttttatatgagTTAATccagatttattaaataaagcAATTAAAATCACTAAATTTGATGTAATTGTCAATAAGTTtaatagaatttttaatttatttgtctaaAACAACCAAATTTTGGACAAATGAAAGGTTAAGATgggctatattttttttaaaaaaaagaaattaagggGCATTTTAAAATGGCCtatatttgagaaataaatttaatagaatttttaatttatttttatcccaAATGTGGACAATCTATagatatctatagatatattgaTTCGTGAGTTTTACTGTGACCGACGTGTCAACTTCTTAGCACCCCTCCTCTCTACCGTTCCCTCTCGCGGCTCTTtgatcctttctctctctcccaatGGTTGATGTGTTCACCCTGGAGTCTTTTGCCCCCTCTATACGTTATACATTTTCAAGCTTAATTCGTTCGGAGACTTTTTTGGCCATGTCATTTAATACTATGCTTAATTATTAATAGtcaaaatttcacttttttttcttgttaataTTATCTTAGCATGTGAAAAACTAAGTTCACTtacatacaaaattttaaatcaacaGGATTACAAAAATGTCACCGACCGTCTCTAACGCAAGTAGCAAAGAGCTTAATGATTAGTACCTACAGCTTTAAGTTCGAAAagtaattactttatatttttatttaatttatttagaaaataaaaatgaatgaaagtaataacatattatttttctctctcaaaaaaaaataaataatcataaAAATGTCTAAGGAGCTTAAATGATATTGCATagatatttgttttattttgtttctttcttcttcttttttttctNtttttagtaaaatttaaatttttttaaaagacggtaaataatttaatgtttcttttattattgccgagttaaaaaagaaaaagtttagtTAGGAAGTAACAATTTGGCCGATAATAAAAATTGtaagatttattttaaaaaaattccaacCAAAACCCTCGTCTTCTTCGTCTTTAAACCTCTTCTCCTctcgccacctcctcctccaccgccgccgccgccgccacctccgccgccgccgccgccgccgcagccacgGCGAAGTCCTTCATCCGCCTATTTCGACTGGCCGGGACCGAGCTCGCCTCGGACGATGAGGAAGAAGGTGGACGATCGCATCCGAACCCTAATCGAGAATGGCGTCAAGCTCAGGCACCGCTCTATGTTCATCATCGTCGGCGACAAGTCCCGCGACCAGgtctcctcctcatcctcccaATCCCTTCTTGgtagaaaatgtataaaacttacctgAGCTATAGTTTGATTCgactacccaacctttcaaaattttgattttagtatccaactttctaatttgtttgatttataaGCGATTTGATTGCTCTTTGGACACAAAATTTAACTACTTGTTTacttttaatgaatttatagttgtgtAAATTGCATACAATCTACTAACTAATTTCGGTATGATAAATggcgcattcaaattttgaagtcaatcaaataaattaaaaggtcgGGTAGTAAAATTGAATAATTGCGAACACTTGAACTCGGCTACTTTGAACTGTTAAGAGACCCTGGAACCTAAAGTTTTAGTGGAAACTATTATCTTTAGCTTGTTCTGTTATTTATGTCCCCGTGAGATCTGATTCGGTAATACCGTTCATCTTCTATCTCACTTTTCGAGCTAAATGGACCTTTGATGGTGGCAGGTTGTGTATCTCAACCACATGCGCAGCAACGCAGTTGTAAAAGCTCGCTCTAAGGTACTTTGGTGCTATAAGGAGAAATGCGAGCTCAGCAGGTAATCGTTCTTAATTTCGTGGCAAGAGAATTGTTTCTTACATTGTTTTTTCCCCGAATATAATAGAAAAGTTTTCAAGCGTACGAGAGGAAGGATAATTGGGCCGGTTACTAAATAGTATAGCTCGGCTAATAGCCTCATTCCTAGTGCACAATGCTCGAGCCTAGTTATATTTATTTAGGTCATTGAGTGTCAGGCGATGTATGTT encodes:
- the LOC109716541 gene encoding uncharacterized protein At1g51745-like — encoded protein: MTRLSTRPDRELSQLMVTFEQARSVIDSDMQIMSKKRWKTPNDSEDETNEGNRRMRDLREIGLGMASKQKSSICISTEGSREISLLDSTSRGKVDANNGLSCSSRSKKSCSSLKRRQSGSAQTCKNLRRKYRRRPLAKLCNGTRAIIPSYCLWVGPSEQNTKLNKAVFSADMDDSPDCSGTSSEEVIFDACGKSRNISVNSTHLHPETKDSELSTISEFIDTDSSDHLFNVPLVMGDIFADAEKLYSCCNHDGVNSQYNEGLGESGCIVSATQLNYYKKRKDKRILHKDSVGQRLLRYQASSKDAESESLRYTADRFDSSLNDKVPDRSSVGLLDTTVDGSFDNCSLLIKSKYLSEVGDASVSVLEQSFVNELEEDESAEVVNKLSNLLSCSRKKGVSLSSDLPVSTLTTQELLPFGKVHYLPCTKYQLSKPAKSFSLEDSTFYDVELNVQASYQGSQVPLVSLMSKLNGKAIVGHPVSIEVLEKGFCHPLLLRSEKIGKLQAKVTAAKYSLKKVSLPNRKSGISPRKMRRLSSITLDSRDDEDDRRPVLEKIGGPAFACVPLRVVFSRIDEALRCAVRSGNAS